The sequence TTGTCGCCCTGAGTGAATGAAGAAATAAACTGCAGGAAGGGTTCCCCTGCAGCAGGTTTGAAGTTTGGAACAATGTCTTGCAGATGCTGAGCATCGTGCGTGGCGGCAGACAGTTGACCCGGTTCATCCCCTCCCTCGGCGCGGCCGCAGTCCAGCCAACCACTTACAGCTCAACCACGTCGGCCATGAGCGGCGAGAAGTTCGGCATCCCGGAGAGATACCTCGGCTCCGAGAAGAGCGTCTGGTGGGTGGGCGTCGGATAGCGTCGACTTGTGCAGTCGGTCGAGATGGAGacagattttatttattacccATAAGAGTTCATTAAATCCAATTTAAATAtctataaaatatacattttatttcatttctcaTCCATAGTTCCTAATAAAATTTGTATACTTGTaactgttggggggggggggggggggagaaatggTTTTAACCTGTAATTGCTGGAATGTTAAGTATAGTGCTACAAGAAACATACGAGCCTCCTCGAATCTTTCCCCATGCATCAACTACCTTCACATCCTGTGGCGAGCCAGGAGAGTGGTGGACACAAATCCATTGAGCTTGAGCCTGTCTTGCACGAGCAGCAATGTAGTTACTCAGGAATTTTCTGATCACTCGTTTGGTAACTTAATgtttcagttttttaaattaattaattaattaaaagcaATGGTAAACGACTGCACAGTCAACCTGCCGTGAAAACCCCCAAGTGCACCGTTGCTTCCTTCACCGTGACATTACCTTGGTCAACTGTGCTCGGACACAAGTATCCAGAAATCATCATGAATGTGATCATATTTGCAAACGCAGCTGGATTGTGCTTGTATCACCGCAGGACACGTGTGCAGCAATCGACAGTGGAATGTAGCTAGGTATCTGAGCCAATCGGATCATGATAAGCAGGCAGCCCACGATTACATGGCTCAGCCGCCGCAAGACGTACGTTATGTGCCACTTCAGAGCATCAAAACAGAACAAGTTACCACTGagcatgaatgaaaaaaaattataacacactAAATTTTTTGTTGCCACCCTTTTTACTGAAAACCAAATTTACACTTTGTCATTGTTGTTAGCCAGTTCTGAAtgcttttctttttttaactGAACACTAGGATGAATAATTTTTCAAGCAAATTTGGCAGTGATTTACTTTTCACATACATCattgaaatttttcaaaattaacatCATTGAGGTTATCTCCAGACTACTTCTTGGACTTAAAAATACGCAAACCATTCAGGAAAAATGTTATTTGCATCATATTCATGCACAGTAAATAATTGTGTACCTGTCCAAATCAACAGTGTGATGGTAAATTATGCTGTGTGTAGTAGGAACATGATTTTGTCAATATTAACTACGGGTCTGAGTTACGCAATCCTAACATTGTGTTATTAAAATAGTGCATTGAAACTAAGGAATTGGGAGAGTATTTATCAATTTGGCAGCAAGCAAAACTTTAGGCCATTTTATTAAGTTCACCCTATTATTTTATACACTCAGTGTATGTATGAAGATGAATGATTTCATTACGTGTGGTGTTTTGTTTCCCTTAAGGGTTGAATACATTCAGTTGGCCTTGGAACACAACCCCCTGAATCTCGGCCAAGGCTTCCCGGACTTTGCACCTCCAGAGTATGTCACCAAAGCCATCGCAGATATCGCACAGGGAGACAATGTGCTGCTTCATCAGTATACGAGAGGTTTTGTGAGTATCATCTACCATTCTGGATGAAACAGTGACCATGTCACACTAGGACCTTTCACTGTattcattttcaaaaacaaaaataagttattatttttttctctctgggGAAAACTAGTTAGGTCAAAGGAAATTCAGCCCTATAATAATTCTGTAGAAACTAAGAACAAATTTTGCCACTAGGGTTCCAATGATTACGGTATTGTATGTAGTATGTGAAACTTAGCATTAGTATGTGAGGTGAGATATTATGTTATatctagagacaagattttatagttttatttttagtccaatttcatttttaagacagaagatttctgtgttattgtttttattttcataatatctgtttttgtaatatacctacatacatactccaccaaaatagtggtaaaaattatatgctgcatttttacattaaaataatttttaataaattggtctaaaacagatacattcagaacaataaaaataaataagctagtatttgtggtttaaaaatgattcagtaagagatgtaaataaaaaaagttcatttaataTTTTCGATCCATGCACTTCTGTACAAATTTTTGTTCGGAAATCACATTCcgtgaatttcaaacattaaaagattacttttttttaaatttaaattaagttttggttaaatgcctATCGTTCCATGATAAAACTAGCATTTCAGTGCTGTATGGTGCATTAACTTGGAGTTTAATGTTATGCAGTGTTTTGATGTgatttttcagtgttatttcggttttatcgcgattcaccatatgATCTTGTCCCTAGTCATAGCATGATTTGTTTTGAATGAGTGATCATGGTTGTAATCATGGTTTGACCAATGTATGATGCAGTTACCAAACTGTCTTGTTTATGAGAGTCATCAGTTGTGTTACTTGTGGGTTGTGGGTGATTTCCTAAATTGCGGTAGGGTCACCCACGGCTGGTGAACGCACTGGCCAAGCTGTACTCCCGGCTGATTGGCCGCCAGCTCAACCCCCTGACCGAGGTGATCGTGACCGCGGGTGCGTACGAAGCCCTCTTCGCCACCATCCTGGGGCACACGCACCCTGGAGACGAGGTGATCGTCATCGAGCCCTTCTTCGACTGCTACGTGCCCATGGTGAAGGCGGGACAGGGCGTCCCGAGGTTCATCGCCCTGAAGCCGGTGAGCCCTCGACGTTTTTCTCCGCGTGccaagcaggggcgtagccagggcgGGTGGGTTTTAGGCGTTAggcttagcaccaaatctttaattaatttcttattcatcactcaaacaaatttcatattaaaattaataaaaattttaccattacaatattttaatttaagtaccgaaaactgctaaaatagcactattttacaccttaaaatccaaattttctcgggggaggagccctggaccccccgctttaatatggggggggggcggcatgcttcttaacaccccccccatacacaaatcctggctacgctactggtgCCAACAGATGTAGGTACACAGTCCGCTTGCACGGAATGTCAACTAGAGCTCTGCAGCCAGTCAAATTTCAAAAcggtacttatttaaaaaaaaaaacacccatcaCATTATTTACTGTGATTAAGATGGCAATATTTGAAAAAACCATACAGTTTAGAGTGGTTTTGTGTGTATCTATGGGAGTGCCGAGTGGTGGTGTACTTTGTTTTTCAAGCAGAAGAAGACGAACGGTGTGATATCATCGGCAGACTGGGTGCTGGACCCGGATGagttggcgagcctgttcaacGCCAAGACCAAGGCAATCATCCTCAACACGCCGCACAACCCTCTGGGCAAAGTGTTCAGCCGGTCCGAGCTCGAGATGATCGCAGACTTGTGCAAGAAGTGGAATGTCCTGTGCGTGGCAGACGAGGTGTACGAATGGCTCGTTTACAAGCCAAATGAGCATATCCGCATTGGTGAGTACCATAATGAAGCTGaactacattttttaataaaataatttttacatatgcAAATTAAAAGTCATGTTATCATCTTAATAGTTCACATTTTTGCTATTACATTAGAACCCTGTGATTACATTCAAAGGGAAAATAAAGCATCAGCAGAAAACTGTTATAATCATAAACTGAATTTTTACTATCTCTGTTCTATTGTATTGATTTCTTTgtttattaccaaaaaaaaaaaacataaagagATTTTAACAGTAATATTACTGTtagtttttattaatactttttaGACAAGTAAACTCAGTTTCCGATAGCAATTGTATCTGAAAACTCACAGTAAATTATGTGCTGCCTAAAGATGATTCTATTGGAGCATAATTTCCaggatatttgttttaaaatcaaagTATGTTCAAAAATCCTTCTTTGAATTAATTTGCTGTTTTTATATGTATCATTAAATTATTGCCTTGCTCTGTGAAGAAAATGCTGTTTACTGTAAAACATCGGCATAACGAGCAATGCAATTcaagtttttagttatttttccTAATGCTTGGAATGACATTAGTTAAATTATGTCTTCCCAAGCATTTCCCTGTATCTAATTTCAGTCAGATATTAACTAATAGGCTGGAGTCTCTAACCACCGGGACGACTATTGTTGTGATACGAGGTCATGAGCACTGCTCCAGAGATTGCCCGAAGCCAGGTCCCGCGTCCTGCCGAGCTGTAACACAGCACGGAAGCTGCTCTGCAACACTGCAACCTGTCGCTTGGCATTCAAGACGGAGGCACTAATTCCCCTTTAATTCCTTATACTTTAACCTGTAGGAGTCGTATTTAAATTTCTGATAGACCATTATTTAGTAAAGATGAAAAGTTGACAGcataaaattttcaaagttttgtCAAATAAAGGGTTTAGGAATATTAAAAGTAGTTTCACAGCATCTGTTACGCTAGATCAAAAGGAAAGACGTGGCAAGCGTGTACGAGCTGTGTTGCATGTGTCCCAGCGACCCTGCCTGGCATGTGGGAGAGGACCATCACGATTGGCTCGGCCGGCAAGACCTTCAGCGTGACGGGCTGGAAGATGGGCTGGGCTTATGGGCCGGCGGGGCTCATCAGGAATCTGCAGATGGTTCACCAGAACTGCGTCTACACGTGTTCCACCATCTTGCAGGTGAGGGGCGTCCGGCGGTGTGGCCCTGAAGTGTTGTTGGAGCTCTCTTGGTTTGATCTTGCTGTGGCTGACTGAGTGCACCAGAACTAGCAATAAGAACCTACTCATTTCTTCTGTTGAAGTTTTTGAAAGACTCTATGGAATGTGATGTGAAATAGATTTTTAGAGCACATAATGCATGATTATTTTAATTCACTTCTTCACCAAGTGTTTGGAATTTTCTGGGCAAGACTGTCCGAATAGCTGATTATGCTCACTAACTGAAGGATTAATTTTGGGCCAGAAAAAGGGATACATTAACTTGAAACGACACCAACTGCActgaatattgttttttatatatgtacTCCAAATCGGGCCTATAGTGAATGCTTGCTTCTCCTTCGCACTTTTATTGTTTATTGAACTTTAGTGGGTCATGTTTATATATATTGCATGCTATTAAATTCAACCAATTTTGAATATATTTCTGTGTTACCTCAGAAAATCAGATTGAGGACTTAACATACTCAGGACTGGTCAATTTTGAATCTCTGTGAGTCTGCTTTTAGGTGAATTCAGCACATCCATCACAACCTATCACACAGACAGTTTTAACTCTACCACAGCTAGCTAACAAAAAAGTCATCCAGCAAACAAATTGACTTGTGCCCCACGCAGATTGTGGTGGACACAGAGATGTACCATTTACAAGGAGGAAAACAGTTGTGGCTTAAAAGGAATGGCCGCGTTGTGGCGCCGAGTTTCAAACAGCGTATGGCCTGTGTCGACAGCAGATTTAGGAAAGGTCAACGTCAGTTCCAGAAATGTTCCAGTAACTGAAGTGCTGCTGACGGACTTAAATATTTGGGCATGGTAAATTACTGTGAAAAACAAGTCTCTTTTGTAGGTAGtgtgttaataattttttcccaCATTAGTCCATTTCGATGATTTCTCGGTAAAGTAAGAAGGTAAGTCTTGCTCTCGGTATGTTAAAATTTGATGTCGAAACATTCCAGGAGGATCTTGAGAAATCCTCCTGTGTTGGGCGGGCACCCGGGAGCTGTTTGTGTGGTGTCCCCAGGAGGCGGTGGCCCAGGGCTTCGAACTGGAGCTGGAGCGCCTGGGCCGGCCCGAGAGCTACTTCACCAGCCTGGCGGAGGAGCTGCTGTCCAAGCGAGACTTCATGGCCTCCTTCCTGTCGGACGTGGGCATGGTGCCCACCATACCTGAGGGGGGCTACTTCATGGTCGCCGACTGGACCGCCCTGAGTACGCTGCCCGCACTTGGCTCGCCCTTCACTGGCGTTTCCCGACTctgtttcatttttataacaggatatttcagtgttttcattatccatataaataaaactaaaatatttcttaatacttattcCACCAAAATTGTCGCATTTTGAATCTAATACTTATTCCACCAAAATTGTCGCATTTTGAATCTAATACTTATTCCACCAAAATTGTCGCATTTTGAATCTTAAATGTcgcacttatacaataaaattattagtagtggctggaaaaattagcatctataaCATGAAATTAgaatgaaatttatttgaaacattaATTACACTCTAAATGTTTGAAAACTAAATGGTAAACTCTCAATCATCCGGGCCCTGAATATATATTTTCCATGTTATCAAtgcttaaatttagtttaattattagttgtttttttttattatttcctgaAACGGTCAATGAAAAAGAAATTGGCATTGCACCTGCACATGTCTTTGTTTGACCGTTCATGACCTGTGACCTGTCACTGTGCCAAATGGCTATCACGTGGGGACCCGTCATTTCACCCACCTCCGCAAATGTTACATTTGACACACTTTAAATTGGAGGAGGATGCCCTGACTGCTGCTTCACGTCTTAAGCTCGGCTGGCCGGCACCTGGAGAATGTGGCTGGCTACCAGGGTTGTGGGGgggaaaaaagtttttaatttttttttttttaaaccaggtgtttttttttttaatttatcaaaaaaacAAGCGTTCTTTATTATGTTAGTTGTTTTTATTCTTAGCATggtcaaatgaaagccatacaacatcccgctttctgccactcatgttgaaccagaataGTTAAAACATCAATGAACtaaagtccagcaaatctgcacagcTACCGGAACTTAgtcacagaaagggtatttccccacatgAAGAGTTTTCTCCATAgcatgggtgtttcccacagaatagggatTTACTTTAGAGTTTGGGATTTTTCACAGAATaggaattgtttttaataatttttttatttatttcctctttgTTTTTTACACTCTGCAATTCACTAATTAATTCTAATTTTACAGGAGTATTTgactgggtataatttacaacttattcataTAATGTAAATGATAAGATCGtgattagta comes from Bacillus rossius redtenbacheri isolate Brsri chromosome 4 unlocalized genomic scaffold, Brsri_v3 Brsri_v3_scf4_2, whole genome shotgun sequence and encodes:
- the LOC134542499 gene encoding kynurenine aminotransferase isoform X1, with protein sequence MLSIVRGGRQLTRFIPSLGAAAVQPTTYSSTTSAMSGEKFGIPERYLGSEKSVWVEYIQLALEHNPLNLGQGFPDFAPPEYVTKAIADIAQGDNVLLHQYTRGFGHPRLVNALAKLYSRLIGRQLNPLTEVIVTAGAYEALFATILGHTHPGDEVIVIEPFFDCYVPMVKAGQGVPRFIALKPQKKTNGVISSADWVLDPDELASLFNAKTKAIILNTPHNPLGKVFSRSELEMIADLCKKWNVLCVADEVYEWLVYKPNEHIRIATLPGMWERTITIGSAGKTFSVTGWKMGWAYGPAGLIRNLQMVHQNCVYTCSTILQEAVAQGFELELERLGRPESYFTSLAEELLSKRDFMASFLSDVGMVPTIPEGGYFMVADWTALTSKVRLEEETDRNKDYRFTKWMTKNVKLQGIPPSAFYSPEHSHLGEDYVRYCFIKKDENLKKAAEILKKWKESS
- the LOC134542499 gene encoding kynurenine aminotransferase isoform X2, with amino-acid sequence MLSIVRGGRQLTRFIPSLGAAAVQPTTYSSTTSAMSGEKFGIPERYLGSEKSVWVEYIQLALEHNPLNLGQGFPDFAPPEYVTKAIADIAQGDNVLLHQYTRGFGHPRLVNALAKLYSRLIGRQLNPLTEVIVTAGAYEALFATILGHTHPGDEVIVIEPFFDCYVPMVKAGQGVPRFIALKPKKTNGVISSADWVLDPDELASLFNAKTKAIILNTPHNPLGKVFSRSELEMIADLCKKWNVLCVADEVYEWLVYKPNEHIRIATLPGMWERTITIGSAGKTFSVTGWKMGWAYGPAGLIRNLQMVHQNCVYTCSTILQEAVAQGFELELERLGRPESYFTSLAEELLSKRDFMASFLSDVGMVPTIPEGGYFMVADWTALTSKVRLEEETDRNKDYRFTKWMTKNVKLQGIPPSAFYSPEHSHLGEDYVRYCFIKKDENLKKAAEILKKWKESS